The following coding sequences lie in one Glycine soja cultivar W05 chromosome 16, ASM419377v2, whole genome shotgun sequence genomic window:
- the LOC114390523 gene encoding regulation of nuclear pre-mRNA domain-containing protein 1A-like isoform X1, with the protein MGSTFNPQILVEKLAKLNVSQTSIETLSHWCIFHMNKAKQVVETWDRQFHSSSREKRLAFLYLANDILQNSRRKGSEFVGEFWKVLPDALRDVIQNGDDFARNAALRLIGIWEERKVFGSRGQILKEEFVGSHVENNSRDVKPTNMKLLSQRPSVGNALEKIASGFHVVYGGQTDEDAVLSKCRNAINCLDKAEKEIVSGQFSGSALVDELQGHNAVLKDCIEQLTAIESSRTSLVSLLREALEDQEFKLGQVRSQIQAAHVQSERATNTCQQLLNGNNIQSLAEQSSKEIQTSMTPASLSISSEREQSAPLMYTPQVSFSQKTGHIEEDPRKSAAAAVAAKLTASTSSAQMLSFVLSSLASEGVIGNPMKESSADYHSEKRTKLENDQQPSFIPSQNPQQPLPPFPLSESIQHNAPTTNQQSTPSEPPPPPSSSPPPLPPPPPPMSQYPVPQFMQTAGSISSMAYGYGVAQQPSMAAYPGVGPSLNGVSSFTPPPMGTYQGFQGTDGNYYNQPSSMPMAPISRQ; encoded by the exons ATGGGAAGCACATTTAATCCACAGATTTTGGTGGAAAAACTAGCCAAGCTGAATGTTTCACAAACGAGCATAGAGA CCCTGTCACATTGGTGCATTTTTCATATGAACAAAGCCAAACAAGTTGTTGAAACATGGGATAGACAATTTCACAGTTCTTCACGTGAGAAGAGATTGGCATTTCTGTATCTTGCAAATGATATTTTACAGAACAGCAGGCGAAAGGGTTCTGAATTTGTAGGTGAATTCTGGAAGGTTCTTCCAGATGCTCTTCGAGATGTGATTCAAAATGGAGATGATTTTGCAAGGAATGCAGCACTTCGGCTG ATTGGTATATgggaagagaggaaagtttttGGTTCTCGTGGTCAAATTCTTAAGGAAGAATTTGTTGGGAGTCATGTGGAAAATAATAGCCGAGATGTGAAACCTACAAACATGAAACTG CTATCGCAGAGGCCATCTGTGGGGAATGCATTGGAGAAAATAGCTTCAGGTTTTCATGTGGTTTATGGAGGGCAAACAGATGAAGATGCCGTATTGAGCAAATGCAGGAATGCCATTAACTGTCTTGATAAAGCAGAAAAGGAAATAGTTTCAG GGCAATTCAGTGGATCTGCACTAGTGGATGAGCTCCAGGGGCATAATGCTGTACTGAAGGACTGCATTGAGCAATTAACTGCCATAGAGTCATCAAGAACTAGTCTTGTGTCTCTCTTGAGAGAAGCTCTTGAGGATCAG GAATTCAAGCTGGGTCAAGTCCGTAGCCAGATTCAG GCTGCACATGTTCAGTCAGAACGGGCAACTAACACCTGCCAACAGTTATTGAATGGCAACAACATTCAGTCATTAGCTGAGCAGAGCTCAAAGGAAATTCAAACCTCCATGACTCCCGCAAGTTTAAGTATTTCTAGTGAAAGGGAGCAATCAGCTCCATTAATGTACACACCACAAGTGTCATTTTCTCAAAAAACTGGACACATTGAGGAAGATCCACGCAAGTCTGCAGCTGCTGCAGTGGCAGCAAAACTGACTGCTTCAACATCCTCCGCGCAGATGCTATCTTTTGTGCTGTCCTCTCTAGCATCCGAAGGTGTGATAGGCAATCCAATGAAAGAATCTTCTGCAGATTATCACTCTGAGAAGAGGACCAAGCTCGAGAATGACCAGCAGCCATCTTTTATACCATCTCAGAATCCTCAGCAACCACTTCCTCCCTTTCCACTTTCTGAGTCTATTCAACACAATGCACCCACAACCAACCAGCAATCTACTCCCAGCGAACCACCACCTCCACCCTCTTCATCACCTCCCCCTTTgccgccaccaccaccaccaatgtCACAGTACCCTGTGCCGCAGTTCATGCAGACTGCCGGATCCATTAGTAGTATGGCATATGGCTATGGTGTGGCACAACAGCCATCAATGGCAGCCTATCCGGGTGTTGGGCCTTCCCTGAATGGTGTTTCTTCTTTTACCCCTCCTCCAATGGGTACATATCAGGGTTTTCAGGGCACAGATGGAAATTACTATAATCAGCCCTCATCAATGCCTATGGCCCCAATATCTCGACAATAA
- the LOC114390523 gene encoding UPF0400 protein C337.03-like isoform X2, whose product MGSTFNPQILVEKLAKLNVSQTSIETLSHWCIFHMNKAKQVVETWDRQFHSSSREKRLAFLYLANDILQNSRRKGSEFVGEFWKVLPDALRDVIQNGDDFARNAALRLIGIWEERKVFGSRGQILKEEFVGSHVENNSRDVKPTNMKLRPSVGNALEKIASGFHVVYGGQTDEDAVLSKCRNAINCLDKAEKEIVSGQFSGSALVDELQGHNAVLKDCIEQLTAIESSRTSLVSLLREALEDQEFKLGQVRSQIQAAHVQSERATNTCQQLLNGNNIQSLAEQSSKEIQTSMTPASLSISSEREQSAPLMYTPQVSFSQKTGHIEEDPRKSAAAAVAAKLTASTSSAQMLSFVLSSLASEGVIGNPMKESSADYHSEKRTKLENDQQPSFIPSQNPQQPLPPFPLSESIQHNAPTTNQQSTPSEPPPPPSSSPPPLPPPPPPMSQYPVPQFMQTAGSISSMAYGYGVAQQPSMAAYPGVGPSLNGVSSFTPPPMGTYQGFQGTDGNYYNQPSSMPMAPISRQ is encoded by the exons ATGGGAAGCACATTTAATCCACAGATTTTGGTGGAAAAACTAGCCAAGCTGAATGTTTCACAAACGAGCATAGAGA CCCTGTCACATTGGTGCATTTTTCATATGAACAAAGCCAAACAAGTTGTTGAAACATGGGATAGACAATTTCACAGTTCTTCACGTGAGAAGAGATTGGCATTTCTGTATCTTGCAAATGATATTTTACAGAACAGCAGGCGAAAGGGTTCTGAATTTGTAGGTGAATTCTGGAAGGTTCTTCCAGATGCTCTTCGAGATGTGATTCAAAATGGAGATGATTTTGCAAGGAATGCAGCACTTCGGCTG ATTGGTATATgggaagagaggaaagtttttGGTTCTCGTGGTCAAATTCTTAAGGAAGAATTTGTTGGGAGTCATGTGGAAAATAATAGCCGAGATGTGAAACCTACAAACATGAAACTG AGGCCATCTGTGGGGAATGCATTGGAGAAAATAGCTTCAGGTTTTCATGTGGTTTATGGAGGGCAAACAGATGAAGATGCCGTATTGAGCAAATGCAGGAATGCCATTAACTGTCTTGATAAAGCAGAAAAGGAAATAGTTTCAG GGCAATTCAGTGGATCTGCACTAGTGGATGAGCTCCAGGGGCATAATGCTGTACTGAAGGACTGCATTGAGCAATTAACTGCCATAGAGTCATCAAGAACTAGTCTTGTGTCTCTCTTGAGAGAAGCTCTTGAGGATCAG GAATTCAAGCTGGGTCAAGTCCGTAGCCAGATTCAG GCTGCACATGTTCAGTCAGAACGGGCAACTAACACCTGCCAACAGTTATTGAATGGCAACAACATTCAGTCATTAGCTGAGCAGAGCTCAAAGGAAATTCAAACCTCCATGACTCCCGCAAGTTTAAGTATTTCTAGTGAAAGGGAGCAATCAGCTCCATTAATGTACACACCACAAGTGTCATTTTCTCAAAAAACTGGACACATTGAGGAAGATCCACGCAAGTCTGCAGCTGCTGCAGTGGCAGCAAAACTGACTGCTTCAACATCCTCCGCGCAGATGCTATCTTTTGTGCTGTCCTCTCTAGCATCCGAAGGTGTGATAGGCAATCCAATGAAAGAATCTTCTGCAGATTATCACTCTGAGAAGAGGACCAAGCTCGAGAATGACCAGCAGCCATCTTTTATACCATCTCAGAATCCTCAGCAACCACTTCCTCCCTTTCCACTTTCTGAGTCTATTCAACACAATGCACCCACAACCAACCAGCAATCTACTCCCAGCGAACCACCACCTCCACCCTCTTCATCACCTCCCCCTTTgccgccaccaccaccaccaatgtCACAGTACCCTGTGCCGCAGTTCATGCAGACTGCCGGATCCATTAGTAGTATGGCATATGGCTATGGTGTGGCACAACAGCCATCAATGGCAGCCTATCCGGGTGTTGGGCCTTCCCTGAATGGTGTTTCTTCTTTTACCCCTCCTCCAATGGGTACATATCAGGGTTTTCAGGGCACAGATGGAAATTACTATAATCAGCCCTCATCAATGCCTATGGCCCCAATATCTCGACAATAA
- the LOC114390941 gene encoding exocyst complex component EXO70B1-like: MENHDNLAEKENSATNITEETLPSSPSITDHEEADPKPDDDHGAEATAQAEPSSPKKDEEEAEAEKKEETASPPPSLEKVSEEIDLFLVTLPKKNDDENAAEKNFEIPGFFERYTDLVEKKIAKYDAEGKAKWGEVAEEDSWLLETANRVSKLMMLLNHHHHHLVEPEEEEKENDGGNGKGKGKDSLVNRVASIHQRVMSYLEEDFRFLMEECRIPIELDPGGNNNNNDTKGKQQQQQQVSSSEQEEVKKDQEGEIDESFPGYSEETIASLSKIAGEMLPGGYESECCQVYIISRRNAFEEVRKKLGLERISIDDMVLKVQWETLAANMIPAWINTLKQCAAVYFPGERRLAEAVFASSPSVSAGLFGSLSRGVVIQLLNFAEGAAMTKRAAEKLFKLLDMYESLREVIPKVNGLFPDESVEELKTEMNVAKSRLGEAAIFIFSDLENQIKLETAKSAVPGGAVHPLTRYIMNYLSVAGDYKETLEQVFKDHSKIERADSTSRPHSENDGVPEKQASSPFAGQVLRVMDLLDSSLEGKGRLYKDVALSNFFMMNNGRYILQKIKGSSEMSQVMGDTWIRKKSSELRTYHKNYQRETWNRVLQFLNPEGLNVNGKVHKPVLKERFKSFNALFDEIHRTQSSWVVKDEQLQSELRVSISGVVVPAYRAFIGRFAQIFDPGRQTEKYIKYQPEDIETYIDELFEGKPHQSIARRRT; the protein is encoded by the coding sequence ATGGAGAATCATGATAACCTTGCAGAGAAAGAGAATTCGGCTACTAACATAACCGAAGAGACGCTACCTTCTTCTCCTTCGATCACCGATCATGAAGAAGCTGATCCCAAACCTGATGATGATCATGGTGCTGAAGCCACCGCCCAAGCTGAACCATCGTCTCCAAAGAAAGATGAGGAGGAGGCAGAGgcagagaagaaagaagaaaccgCGTCTCCTCCGCCAAGCCTTGAGAAAGTTTCAGAAGAGATTGACCTGTTTCTCGTGACTCTGCCGAAGAAAAACGACGATGAAAATGCTGCGGAGAAGAATTTTGAGATTCCTGGCTTTTTTGAGAGATACACGGATCTGGTGGAGAAGAAGATAGCCAAATATGATGCGGAAGGGAAGGCGAAATGGGGAGAGGTGGCGGAGGAAGATTCGTGGTTGCTTGAAACCGCGAATCGGGTTTCGAAGCTGATGATGTTgctgaatcatcatcatcatcatcttgttgaaccggaggaggaggagaaagaGAACGACGGTGGAaatggaaaaggaaaaggaaaagactCGCTGGTGAATCGCGTTGCATCGATTCACCAGCGTGTGATGTCGTATTTGGAGGAGGACTTCAGATTTCTGATGGAAGAATGTAGAATCCCAATCGAATTAGATCCAGGAggcaataataataacaatgacaCCAAAgggaaacaacaacaacaacaacaggtTTCATCATCGGAACAAGAAGAGGTGAAGAAAGACCAAGAAGGCGAAATCGACGAAAGTTTCCCGGGTTACTCTGAGGAGACAATTGCCAGCTTGAGCAAGATCGCCGGCGAGATGTTACCCGGCGGCTACGAATCGGAGTGCTGCCAGGTGTACATCATCTCGCGGAGGAACGCGTTCGAGGAGGTTCGCAAGAAGCTAGGGCTGGAGAGGATCAGCATCGACGACATGGTTCTGAAGGTGCAGTGGGAAACTCTCGCCGCGAACATGATCCCTGCCTGGATCAACACTCTCAAGCAGTGCGCGGCGGTGTACTTCCCCGGCGAGCGAAGGCTCGCCGAGGCCGTGTTTGCCAGCAGCCCCTCCGTCTCGGCGGGGCTCTTCGGTAGCCTCTCCCGCGGAGTTGTGATCCAGCTCCTCAACTTTGCGGAGGGCGCCGCCATGACCAAGCGCGCCGCCGAGAAGCTCTTCAAGCTCCTCGACATGTACGAGAGCCTCCGGGAGGTCATCCCAAAAGTCAACGGACTATTCCCGGATGAGTCCGTGGAGGAACTGAAGACGGAGATGAATGTCGCCAAGTCGCGACTAGGCGAGGCCGCCATCTTCATCTTCAGTGACCTAGAAAACCAGATCAAACTGGAGACCGCGAAAAGCGCGGTCCCCGGCGGAGCAGTGCACCCCCTCACACGCTACATAATGAACTACCTGAGCGTAGCGGGAGACTACAAAGAAACCCTAGAACAAGTCTTCAAAGACCATTCCAAGATCGAACGTGCAGACTCCACCAGCAGGCCGCACAGCGAAAACGACGGCGTTCCGGAGAAGCAAGCATCGTCACCGTTCGCAGGGCAGGTTCTCCGAGTCATGGACTTGCTAGACTCAAGCCTAGAAGGTAAAGGGCGTTTATACAAAGACGTTGCACTGAGCAATTTCTTCAtgatgaacaacggaaggtacATTCTGCAGAAGATAAAAGGATCAAGCGAGATGAGCCAGGTGATGGGTGACACgtggataaggaagaaatcttCTGAACTTAGAACATACCACAAGAACTACCAGAGAGAAACGTGGAACAGGGTGCTACAGTTTCTGAACCCGGAAGGGTTGAACGTGAACGGGAAGGTGCACAAGCCGGTGCTGAAGGAGAGGTTCAAGAGCTTCAATGCGTTGTTCGATGAGATTCACAGGACGCAGAGCTCGTGGGTGGTGAAGGACGAGCAACTTCAGTCGGAGCTTAGGGTTTCGATCTCGGGAGTGGTGGTTCCGGCCTACAGGGCCTTCATTGGGAGGTTTGCGCAGATCTTTGACCCAGGAAGACAGACTGAGAAGTACATAAAGTACCAACCTGAAGATATTGAGACCTACATTGATGAGTTGTTTGAAGGGAAACCTCACCAGTCCATTGCTAGAAGGAGAACATAA